The Streptomyces achromogenes genome window below encodes:
- a CDS encoding DUF3151 domain-containing protein, with product MSIHENLLGGPPPTHLPDDPEPRALLANGTAPADVAAKYPTSSLAWARLADDAFERGSVVESYAYARTGYHRGLDSLRRSGWKGHGPVPWEHEPNRGFLRALHALARAAQAIGEQEEYERCSQFLKDSSPTAAQTLG from the coding sequence ATGTCGATTCACGAGAACCTCCTCGGGGGCCCGCCCCCGACCCACCTGCCCGACGACCCCGAGCCGCGCGCGCTCCTCGCGAACGGGACGGCGCCCGCCGACGTCGCCGCGAAGTACCCGACGTCCTCGCTGGCCTGGGCCCGGCTCGCCGACGACGCGTTCGAGCGGGGCAGTGTGGTGGAGTCGTACGCGTACGCCCGTACGGGGTACCACCGCGGCCTCGACAGCCTGCGCCGCAGCGGATGGAAGGGGCACGGACCGGTGCCCTGGGAGCACGAGCCGAACCGCGGCTTCCTGCGCGCCCTGCACGCCCTCGCCCGCGCCGCGCAGGCGATCGGCGAGCAGGAGGAGTACGAGCGCTGCTCGCAGTTCCTCAAGGACTCCTCCCCGACGGCCGCCCAGACCCTGGGCTAG
- the kynU gene encoding kynureninase — MSDLARTAQQLDAGDELAVKRAQFVLDDGVYLDGNSLGALPRSVPGRVEDVVRRQWGALKIRSWDESGWWTAPERIGDRIAPLVGAAAGQIVVGDSTSVNVLKALVGAVRLVDDARDEILVDAATFPTDGYIAASAARLTGRTLRPVHPAEVPGALSGRTAAVLLNHVDYRTGRLHDLPSLTAAVRAAGAVSVWDLCHSAGALPVGLDEHGVDLAVGCTYKYLNGGPGSPAYLYVRHGLQDRFDSPLPGWNSHAEPFGMREAYEPAAGAARGRVGTPDILSMLALEAALEVWDGVSIAAVRAKSLALTDFFLECVAACVPEGRVESLTPVRHEERGSQVALRCEDAGDVMKRLVERGVVGDFRSPDVLRFGFTPLYVGFADVERAARTLAAELG; from the coding sequence ATGTCTGACCTCGCCCGCACCGCACAGCAGTTGGACGCGGGCGACGAACTGGCCGTCAAGCGCGCCCAGTTCGTGCTCGACGACGGGGTCTACCTGGACGGCAACTCGCTGGGCGCGCTCCCGCGGTCCGTCCCCGGCCGCGTGGAGGACGTCGTGCGACGCCAGTGGGGCGCGCTGAAGATACGTTCCTGGGACGAGAGCGGCTGGTGGACGGCGCCCGAGCGGATCGGCGACCGGATCGCCCCGCTGGTGGGGGCGGCGGCCGGGCAGATCGTGGTCGGCGACTCCACGAGCGTCAACGTCCTCAAGGCGCTGGTGGGCGCGGTGCGTCTGGTGGACGACGCCCGCGACGAGATCCTCGTCGACGCCGCCACCTTCCCCACCGACGGCTACATCGCCGCGTCGGCGGCCCGTCTGACCGGCCGCACGCTGCGGCCGGTGCATCCGGCAGAGGTCCCTGGGGCGCTCTCCGGGCGGACGGCCGCCGTGCTGCTCAACCACGTCGACTACCGCACGGGCCGGCTGCACGACCTGCCCTCGCTCACCGCCGCCGTGCGCGCGGCGGGCGCGGTCTCGGTGTGGGACCTGTGCCACAGCGCGGGCGCCCTGCCGGTCGGCCTCGACGAGCACGGTGTGGACCTCGCGGTCGGCTGCACCTACAAGTACCTGAACGGCGGCCCCGGTTCGCCGGCCTACCTGTACGTCCGCCACGGTCTCCAGGACCGCTTCGACTCCCCGCTGCCCGGCTGGAACTCGCACGCCGAGCCGTTCGGGATGCGGGAGGCGTACGAGCCGGCGGCGGGCGCCGCGCGCGGGCGCGTCGGCACCCCCGACATCCTGTCGATGCTCGCCCTCGAGGCGGCCCTCGAAGTGTGGGACGGCGTGTCGATCGCGGCGGTGCGCGCCAAGTCGCTGGCGCTGACGGACTTCTTTCTGGAGTGCGTCGCCGCCTGTGTCCCCGAGGGGCGGGTCGAGTCGCTGACTCCGGTGCGTCACGAGGAGCGCGGCAGCCAGGTGGCGCTGCGCTGCGAGGACGCCGGCGACGTCATGAAGCGGCTGGTCGAGCGCGGGGTCGTCGGCGACTTCCGCAGCCCGGACGTGCTCCGGTTCGGCTTCACGCCGCTGTACGTCGGGTTCGCGGACGTGGAGCGGGCGGCGCGGACGCTGGCGGCGGAACTGGGCTGA
- a CDS encoding response regulator has translation MTTGGTIRVLIADDQQMVRQGFTVLLDAHPGIEVVGQAVNGFDAVAKVAELGPDVVLMDIRMPDLGGIDATHRITLEHPHIKVLVLTTFDLDEYVYDALRAGASGFLLKDASADQLAEAVRVVAAGDALLAPVITRKLIAEFSRLDDRPRAPLKERIGDLTERETEVLALIAQGLSNAEIAQHLVVAEQTVKTHVGRILVKLGLRDRTQAAVFAYESGLVRPSGY, from the coding sequence ATGACGACCGGCGGCACCATCCGCGTACTGATCGCCGACGACCAGCAGATGGTCCGGCAGGGCTTCACCGTGCTGCTCGACGCGCACCCGGGGATCGAGGTGGTCGGGCAGGCGGTGAACGGCTTCGACGCCGTGGCCAAGGTCGCCGAACTCGGGCCGGACGTCGTCCTGATGGACATCCGGATGCCCGATCTCGGCGGCATCGACGCGACGCACCGCATCACCCTGGAGCACCCGCACATCAAGGTGCTGGTGCTCACCACCTTCGACCTCGACGAGTACGTGTACGACGCGCTGCGGGCCGGCGCGTCCGGGTTCCTGCTGAAGGACGCCTCCGCCGACCAACTGGCCGAGGCGGTCCGGGTGGTGGCGGCCGGCGACGCCCTCCTCGCCCCGGTCATCACCCGCAAGCTGATCGCCGAGTTCTCCCGCCTCGACGACAGACCGCGGGCTCCCCTGAAGGAGCGGATCGGTGATCTCACGGAGCGCGAGACGGAGGTGCTCGCCCTCATCGCGCAGGGCCTGTCGAACGCCGAGATCGCACAGCATCTCGTCGTCGCCGAGCAGACCGTGAAGACGCACGTGGGCCGCATCCTGGTGAAACTGGGGCTGCGCGACCGCACCCAGGCGGCCGTGTTCGCGTACGAGTCGGGGCTGGTCAGGCCGTCCGGGTACTGA
- a CDS encoding tryptophan 2,3-dioxygenase family protein — protein MSHQAQPHEASEPETPHLDFAGTTPYEDYVKADVLTHLQHTLSDDPGEMVFLVTTQVMELWFTVIVHEWETAAQALREDRVPVAVDALKRSVRELEALNASWRPLAQLTPAQFNSYRSALGEGSGFQSAMYRRMEFLLGDKSASMLVPHRAAPRVHAELEKALHEPSLYDEVLRLLARRGHAIPSAVLERDVSGRYEPSAEVEAVWTAVYAGDESDEVARLGEALTDVAELVWRWRNDHLVATRRAMGAKAGTGGSAGVAWLEKRAQKNVFPELWTARSHV, from the coding sequence ATGTCCCACCAGGCTCAGCCCCACGAGGCTTCGGAGCCCGAGACCCCGCATCTCGACTTCGCCGGCACGACGCCGTACGAGGACTACGTCAAGGCGGACGTGCTCACCCACCTCCAGCACACCCTCTCCGACGATCCCGGAGAGATGGTCTTCCTGGTCACGACCCAGGTGATGGAGCTGTGGTTCACGGTCATCGTCCACGAGTGGGAGACCGCGGCGCAGGCGCTCCGCGAGGACCGGGTGCCGGTGGCGGTCGACGCGCTGAAGCGTTCGGTCCGCGAGCTGGAGGCGCTGAACGCCTCCTGGCGGCCGCTCGCCCAGCTGACCCCCGCCCAGTTCAACTCGTACCGCTCGGCGCTCGGCGAGGGTTCCGGCTTCCAGTCCGCGATGTACCGCCGCATGGAGTTCCTGCTCGGCGACAAGTCCGCGTCCATGCTGGTCCCGCACCGCGCCGCGCCGCGCGTGCACGCCGAGCTGGAGAAGGCGCTGCACGAGCCGAGCCTGTACGACGAGGTGCTGCGGCTGCTGGCCCGGCGCGGCCACGCGATCCCGTCCGCCGTCCTGGAGCGGGACGTCTCCGGGCGCTACGAGCCCTCGGCGGAGGTCGAGGCGGTGTGGACGGCCGTGTACGCGGGCGACGAGTCCGACGAGGTCGCCCGTCTGGGCGAGGCACTGACGGACGTCGCCGAGCTGGTGTGGCGCTGGCGCAACGACCACCTCGTCGCCACCCGTCGCGCGATGGGCGCCAAGGCGGGCACCGGCGGCTCGGCCGGGGTGGCCTGGCTGGAGAAGCGCGCGCAGAAGAACGTCTTCCCCGAGCTGTGGACGGCGAGGTCCCATGTCTGA
- a CDS encoding sensor histidine kinase has protein sequence MTETTQTHTPPPGDPDDSFEAYRPRSPEFRAAMDALRGLRRDLFHDAFAYRPLHRKEKAGRLARNWKGRKHEYAAWSRHTVVAAGGALSALIAFTDGGGGLLGFLTGLVVLAPVLMTLVRPVGAFWLSLASTSAVALLGTTYGNWPWLPGSYVSHLLVLTVVAIRTRPRTAAWMWLLTAVYGFVAETLFGWGHYVTNTASMLVFSAILLLAVTVWHIRRQAEQEVTAQQTVTAHERSRRTLLEERTTIARELHDVVAHHMSVVAIQAEAAPYRVENPPPELEKAFVTIRENAVAALTELRRVLGVVRAEDYDVPDAPQPTLAELDALLANVREAGLEVEKAVTGAVRELPQGVELSAYRIVQEALSNTLRHAPGARARVEVGYVLGGLGLRIVNGAPPNPTLIKPSPGAGHGITGMRERVTMLNGEMTAEATPEGGYEVTVFLPVPASTESAAPSSGEDGA, from the coding sequence GTGACCGAGACGACGCAGACGCACACCCCGCCCCCCGGCGACCCGGACGACTCCTTCGAGGCCTACCGGCCGCGCAGCCCGGAGTTCCGGGCGGCGATGGACGCCCTGCGCGGCCTGCGGCGGGACCTGTTCCACGACGCCTTCGCCTACCGCCCGCTGCACCGCAAGGAGAAGGCCGGCCGGCTCGCCCGCAACTGGAAGGGCCGCAAGCACGAGTACGCGGCCTGGTCGCGGCACACGGTGGTCGCGGCGGGCGGCGCGCTGTCCGCCCTGATCGCCTTCACGGACGGCGGCGGCGGACTGCTGGGATTCCTGACCGGCCTGGTCGTCCTGGCGCCGGTGCTGATGACGCTGGTACGGCCGGTCGGCGCGTTCTGGCTGTCGCTGGCCTCGACCTCGGCGGTCGCCCTGCTCGGCACGACGTACGGGAACTGGCCGTGGCTGCCCGGCAGCTACGTCTCCCACCTGCTGGTCCTCACGGTCGTGGCGATACGCACCCGGCCGCGCACGGCGGCTTGGATGTGGCTGCTCACGGCGGTCTACGGCTTCGTCGCCGAGACCCTCTTCGGCTGGGGCCACTACGTCACGAACACCGCGTCCATGCTGGTCTTCTCCGCGATCCTGCTGCTCGCCGTCACCGTGTGGCACATCCGCCGGCAGGCCGAGCAGGAGGTCACGGCCCAGCAGACGGTGACCGCGCACGAGCGCTCCCGGCGCACCCTCCTGGAGGAGCGGACCACGATCGCCCGTGAGCTGCACGACGTGGTCGCCCACCACATGTCGGTGGTCGCCATCCAGGCGGAGGCCGCACCCTACCGGGTGGAGAACCCGCCGCCGGAGCTGGAGAAGGCCTTCGTCACCATCCGGGAGAACGCGGTGGCCGCGCTCACCGAGCTGCGCCGGGTGCTGGGCGTGGTCCGCGCCGAGGACTACGACGTCCCGGACGCCCCGCAGCCCACGCTCGCCGAGCTGGACGCGCTCCTCGCCAACGTGCGAGAGGCCGGCCTGGAGGTGGAGAAGGCGGTCACGGGGGCGGTGCGCGAGCTGCCGCAGGGGGTGGAGCTGTCGGCCTACCGGATCGTCCAGGAGGCGCTGAGCAACACGCTCCGCCACGCGCCCGGCGCGAGAGCCCGGGTGGAGGTCGGGTACGTTCTGGGCGGGCTGGGCCTGCGGATCGTCAACGGCGCTCCGCCCAACCCGACCCTGATCAAGCCGTCACCCGGCGCCGGCCACGGCATCACGGGCATGCGGGAGCGGGTCACGATGCTGAACGGCGAGATGACGGCCGAGGCGACGCCCGAGGGAGGCTACGAGGTGACGGTGTTCCTGCCGGTGCCGGCGTCCACGGAGTCCGCCGCGCCTTCTTCGGGCGAGGATGGGGCATGA
- a CDS encoding acyltransferase family protein, translating into MPDTQDGRRPRSALRRAAARIDDATPARRDRAVDALRALAILGVVLGHWLVTALVADGGSLRAASPLAAMPWLAPVSWTFQTLAVFFMVGGHVATRSLASARARGVSYGAWLRARLGRLFVPVTAMLAVWTVAAAGLLLGGASFVTVHTVVKLALSPLWFLLVFAMLTAATPLVTRLNPLWPLAVVLHVDVVRFGLGGPAWLGWVNLAAGWLVPYSLGAAWTRGELERPRAGWTLLVGGAVAAAVLVRWAGYPASMVGVPGAAVSNLNPPTLAAVAFGLAQCGLALLLRDRLRRAMRRPLAWAAVALVNLSAMTVFLWHQTAMMATTATALTAGRLPGLHTVPDGLDWVAARLLWLPVFGLALVVCRAAFHGLEQGTRRSRGRRSRGRRSTVVRVHHRSHRSHRPEPKAARSA; encoded by the coding sequence GTGCCTGACACCCAGGATGGGCGGCGACCCCGGTCGGCACTGCGGCGGGCCGCCGCCCGCATCGACGACGCGACGCCCGCGCGGCGCGACCGGGCCGTGGACGCGCTGCGGGCCCTCGCCATCCTCGGTGTCGTCCTCGGCCACTGGCTGGTCACGGCGCTCGTCGCCGACGGCGGCTCCCTGCGCGCCGCCAGCCCGCTGGCCGCCATGCCGTGGCTGGCCCCGGTGTCGTGGACGTTCCAGACGCTCGCCGTGTTCTTCATGGTGGGCGGCCATGTGGCGACGAGGAGCCTCGCCTCGGCACGGGCCCGGGGGGTGAGCTACGGCGCGTGGCTGAGGGCCCGTCTGGGCCGCCTGTTCGTCCCGGTCACCGCGATGCTCGCGGTGTGGACGGTGGCGGCGGCCGGCCTCCTGCTGGGCGGTGCGTCCTTCGTCACCGTGCACACCGTGGTCAAGCTGGCGCTGTCGCCGCTGTGGTTCCTGCTGGTGTTCGCCATGCTGACGGCGGCGACCCCGCTGGTGACGCGGCTGAACCCGCTGTGGCCACTGGCGGTCGTCCTCCACGTGGATGTGGTGCGCTTCGGCCTGGGCGGCCCGGCGTGGCTCGGCTGGGTGAACCTGGCCGCGGGCTGGCTGGTGCCGTACTCCCTGGGCGCGGCGTGGACCCGGGGTGAGCTGGAGCGCCCCCGTGCGGGCTGGACGCTGCTCGTCGGCGGGGCGGTGGCCGCGGCGGTGCTCGTGCGCTGGGCCGGCTATCCGGCGTCGATGGTGGGCGTGCCCGGCGCGGCGGTCTCCAACCTCAACCCGCCGACCCTGGCCGCCGTCGCCTTCGGCCTCGCCCAGTGCGGGCTCGCCCTGCTGCTGCGCGACCGGCTGCGCCGGGCCATGCGGCGGCCCCTGGCCTGGGCGGCGGTGGCGCTGGTCAACCTCTCGGCGATGACGGTGTTCCTCTGGCACCAGACGGCCATGATGGCGACGACCGCGACCGCCCTGACGGCGGGCCGGCTGCCCGGCCTGCACACGGTTCCCGACGGGCTGGACTGGGTCGCGGCCCGCCTGTTGTGGCTGCCGGTCTTCGGTCTGGCGCTGGTGGTGTGCCGGGCGGCCTTCCACGGGCTGGAGCAAGGGACCCGCCGTTCCCGGGGCCGCCGTTCCCGTGGCCGCCGTTCCACGGTGGTACGCGTCCACCACCGCTCCCACCGCTCCCACCGGCCGGAGCCGAAGGCGGCCCGCAGTGCCTAG
- a CDS encoding alpha/beta hydrolase, translating into MAELRAGGRRREDREGSTARRGVTAPGRASASGGVAASGGAAATGGAAALGGAARGRRWVRVLLAVLVTAAVVVPLTAAAARPRIPAPAPAALPAVTAATLERTYAAHRANAALASRMAAAHGDRHRAAAERALAAPSRRLLSFDGRGLGRAVEVFGDLAHADRVAVLVPGSDTSLDTYERFHAQAAALHDRLSRQAGQAGQAGRPGSGSGERTAVVAWLGYTTPGTISTTVLTPARAEEAAPGLLAFLTGLAAVTGPDARVTLLCHSYGTVVCGRAASRLDVSDLVLLGSPGTGAASAADLHTRARIWAARGGDDWVADVPHVSADLFGTTVGFGTDPLSPSFGARVFAAGPGGHSDYFRPGSVSLANIARIVLGATSEVTRA; encoded by the coding sequence ATGGCCGAGCTACGTGCGGGCGGACGGCGCCGAGAGGACCGGGAGGGGTCGACGGCCCGGCGCGGTGTGACGGCACCGGGCCGAGCGTCGGCCTCGGGCGGGGTGGCGGCCTCGGGCGGAGCGGCGGCGACGGGTGGAGCGGCGGCGCTCGGTGGAGCGGCCCGGGGGCGGCGCTGGGTCCGTGTCCTGCTGGCGGTTCTCGTCACCGCAGCCGTGGTCGTCCCCCTCACCGCGGCCGCGGCCCGGCCGCGGATCCCGGCCCCCGCCCCCGCCGCCCTCCCCGCGGTGACGGCGGCGACGCTGGAGCGGACCTACGCCGCCCACCGGGCCAACGCCGCGCTGGCGTCCCGGATGGCGGCCGCCCACGGCGACCGTCACCGTGCGGCCGCCGAGCGGGCGCTGGCCGCCCCGTCCCGCAGACTGCTCTCCTTCGACGGCCGCGGACTCGGCCGGGCGGTCGAGGTGTTCGGGGACCTCGCGCACGCCGACCGCGTCGCCGTCCTGGTGCCGGGTTCCGACACCTCCCTGGACACCTACGAGCGCTTCCACGCCCAGGCGGCCGCCCTGCACGACCGGCTCAGCCGGCAGGCCGGGCAGGCCGGGCAGGCAGGTCGGCCCGGGTCCGGGTCGGGCGAGCGGACGGCGGTGGTGGCCTGGCTCGGGTACACGACCCCCGGCACGATCAGCACCACCGTGCTCACTCCGGCCCGCGCCGAGGAGGCGGCCCCCGGCCTCCTCGCGTTCCTGACCGGGCTGGCCGCCGTCACCGGCCCGGACGCCCGCGTCACCCTTCTGTGTCACTCGTACGGCACGGTCGTGTGCGGCCGCGCCGCCTCCCGCCTGGACGTGAGCGACCTCGTGCTGCTCGGCAGCCCCGGCACGGGCGCGGCCTCGGCAGCGGACCTGCACACCCGGGCGCGGATCTGGGCGGCCCGCGGCGGCGACGACTGGGTGGCGGACGTCCCACACGTCAGCGCCGACCTCTTCGGCACGACCGTCGGCTTCGGCACCGACCCGCTGTCCCCGTCGTTCGGAGCCCGTGTCTTCGCGGCCGGGCCGGGCGGCCACAGCGACTACTTCAGACCGGGCTCGGTCTCGCTGGCCAACATCGCCCGGATCGTCCTCGGCGCGACCTCGGAGGTGACCCGTGCCTGA
- a CDS encoding sensor histidine kinase, whose product MNGKGSNRAPAGADRRAASPSARGHRFRRLRLPGIVVVCWCALGIALAATGDQMGRYGLGSELSVLLGFAQGAAVVLALWRPGPAWALSLAGLIVAAVADRPALVGHPLPGPAWPWSTAQVLAHAAVFFFLALRVRTRVSVAALAATALTTWVIQGLVGGGTYTSTGFTAVAIFAAAVLVGIAFRGLGEARTQLVEQETITAEERARRTLLEERSRIARELHDVVAHHMSVISIQAQVAPLLVENPSEELRENLAGIRQNALEALTELRRVLGVLRSENPEDPYGLGASGAGAAPDTPQPTLDRLDALLENTRAAGLDVTAAVTGEAPAYPPGVQLSAYRIVQEALSNALRHAPGSHVRVSVTHDVRGLYLEVVNSRPRAPVRPSPGAGHGLLGMRERAAMLGGHVTAHPTLHGGFAVLAYLPTEAAATRLGDLAELGTPEGLELTFPGDEPHGHEEPHGHEEPHGHEGHESGRRDFPAAPESRAAPDTPAARGAPDFPDAADAPGGFGGPDGRGAPPPTREGNR is encoded by the coding sequence GTGAACGGCAAGGGGAGCAACAGGGCACCGGCCGGCGCCGACCGTCGTGCCGCCTCGCCGTCGGCGCGTGGGCACCGCTTTCGGCGGCTGCGACTGCCGGGGATCGTGGTGGTGTGCTGGTGCGCACTCGGCATCGCCCTGGCCGCCACGGGAGACCAGATGGGCCGCTACGGCCTGGGCTCGGAGCTGAGCGTGCTGCTCGGGTTCGCGCAGGGCGCGGCCGTCGTCCTCGCCCTGTGGCGGCCGGGGCCCGCGTGGGCGCTGTCCCTGGCAGGCTTGATCGTCGCCGCGGTGGCCGACCGGCCCGCCCTGGTGGGTCACCCGCTGCCCGGTCCGGCCTGGCCGTGGAGCACCGCCCAAGTCCTCGCGCACGCCGCGGTGTTCTTCTTCCTGGCGCTGCGCGTACGGACCCGGGTGTCCGTCGCGGCCCTGGCCGCCACCGCGCTGACCACCTGGGTGATCCAGGGGCTGGTCGGCGGGGGCACCTATACCTCCACCGGTTTCACGGCCGTCGCGATCTTCGCGGCCGCCGTCCTCGTCGGCATCGCCTTCCGCGGTCTCGGCGAGGCCCGCACCCAGCTCGTCGAACAGGAGACGATCACCGCCGAGGAACGCGCCCGCCGCACCCTCCTCGAGGAGCGCAGCCGGATCGCCCGCGAGCTGCACGACGTGGTCGCCCACCACATGTCGGTGATCTCCATTCAGGCCCAGGTCGCCCCGCTCCTGGTGGAGAACCCGTCCGAGGAGCTCAGGGAGAACCTCGCCGGCATCCGGCAGAACGCCCTGGAGGCGCTCACCGAACTGCGCAGGGTGCTCGGCGTGCTGCGCTCGGAGAACCCCGAGGACCCCTACGGCCTCGGCGCGTCCGGCGCCGGCGCCGCCCCGGACACCCCGCAGCCCACCCTCGACCGTCTCGACGCGCTCCTGGAGAACACGCGCGCGGCCGGGCTGGACGTGACCGCCGCCGTCACGGGGGAGGCGCCCGCCTACCCGCCGGGCGTGCAACTGTCGGCGTACCGGATCGTGCAGGAGGCGCTCAGCAACGCGCTGCGGCACGCGCCGGGCTCCCACGTGCGGGTGTCGGTCACCCACGACGTCCGGGGCCTGTACCTGGAAGTGGTCAACTCCCGGCCCCGGGCTCCCGTAAGGCCCTCACCCGGCGCGGGCCACGGCCTGCTCGGGATGCGGGAACGGGCGGCGATGCTCGGCGGTCATGTCACCGCGCATCCCACCCTGCACGGCGGTTTCGCGGTGCTGGCGTACCTGCCGACGGAGGCCGCGGCGACACGCCTCGGCGACCTCGCCGAGCTCGGCACTCCGGAGGGCCTCGAACTCACCTTTCCCGGCGACGAGCCCCACGGGCACGAGGAGCCCCACGGGCACGAGGAGCCCCACGGGCACGAGGGGCACGAAAGCGGCCGTCGGGACTTCCCGGCCGCCCCAGAATCGCGGGCTGCCCCGGACACCCCGGCTGCCCGGGGCGCCCCGGACTTCCCGGACGCGGCGGACGCCCCCGGCGGCTTCGGCGGGCCGGACGGCCGGGGCGCTCCGCCCCCGACACGAGAAGGAAACCGATGA
- a CDS encoding alpha/beta hydrolase has product MPDDVVAARAAAEEASAFAHPPVEPDVTAAYGDHPDQVIDFYVPRAQAGPGGSVPLVVVLHGGAWRAPYDRRHITPFAGYLARRGFAVANVEYRRGDGSSDPGSTPVAGRWPDTFDDVAAALDALPGLARTAVPQADARRTVLTGHSAGGHLALWAAARHLLPADAPWRTGDPTSLRGVVALAPIADFAVAGKLDVCGGATRQLLGGDEHFEVRRPYADPALLLPTGVATTLVQGRADEVVPQAVAEAYADAAAKAGEVVGLTLLEDVGHFPLIDPAADACAVVAEEIAQLAW; this is encoded by the coding sequence ATGCCGGACGACGTTGTCGCAGCCCGGGCCGCCGCCGAGGAGGCGTCGGCCTTCGCGCATCCGCCCGTCGAGCCCGACGTCACCGCGGCGTACGGCGACCACCCCGACCAGGTGATCGACTTCTATGTCCCGCGTGCGCAGGCCGGCCCGGGCGGCTCGGTCCCGCTCGTCGTCGTGCTGCACGGCGGAGCCTGGCGGGCACCCTACGACCGGCGGCACATCACACCCTTCGCGGGCTATCTGGCCCGGCGCGGCTTCGCGGTGGCCAACGTCGAGTACCGGCGCGGGGACGGGAGTTCGGACCCGGGGTCGACTCCGGTCGCCGGACGCTGGCCCGACACCTTCGACGACGTCGCGGCCGCCCTGGACGCGCTTCCCGGCCTCGCCCGGACGGCCGTGCCGCAGGCCGACGCGCGCCGGACGGTGCTGACCGGCCACTCGGCCGGCGGCCATCTCGCGCTGTGGGCGGCCGCCCGGCATCTCCTGCCGGCCGACGCGCCCTGGCGCACCGGTGACCCGACCTCGCTGCGGGGCGTCGTCGCGCTGGCCCCGATCGCCGACTTCGCGGTCGCCGGGAAGCTGGACGTGTGCGGCGGGGCGACCCGCCAACTCCTGGGCGGTGACGAGCACTTCGAGGTGCGGCGGCCGTACGCCGATCCCGCCCTGCTGCTGCCCACGGGCGTCGCGACCACGCTGGTGCAGGGTCGTGCCGACGAGGTCGTCCCGCAGGCGGTCGCCGAGGCCTACGCGGACGCGGCGGCGAAGGCGGGCGAGGTGGTGGGCCTGACCCTGCTCGAGGACGTGGGCCACTTCCCGCTGATCGACCCGGCGGCGGACGCGTGCGCGGTGGTGGCGGAGGAGATCGCCCAACTGGCGTGGTGA
- a CDS encoding response regulator — translation MTIRVLIADDQMMVREGFSVLLNAMPDIEVVGEAVNGREAVHRVRELAPDVVLMDIRMPELNGIEATREIVAADGTAKVLVLTTFDLDEYVYQALRAGASGFLLKDASARQLADGVRVVAAGEALLAPSVTKRLITEFSKLSDTPGSVRAAVQTSYGDLTERETEVLVLIAQGLSNSEIAERLVVAESTIKTHVSRILVKLGLRDRTQAAVFAYEARLVTPG, via the coding sequence ATGACGATCCGGGTTCTGATCGCCGACGACCAGATGATGGTCCGCGAGGGCTTCTCGGTCCTGCTGAACGCGATGCCGGACATCGAGGTGGTGGGCGAGGCGGTGAACGGCCGGGAGGCGGTGCACCGGGTCCGCGAGCTGGCGCCCGACGTGGTCCTGATGGACATTCGCATGCCGGAGCTGAACGGCATCGAGGCGACGCGGGAGATCGTCGCGGCGGACGGCACGGCGAAGGTCCTCGTCCTGACCACCTTCGACCTGGACGAGTACGTCTACCAGGCGCTGCGCGCGGGAGCCTCCGGCTTCCTCCTGAAGGACGCCTCGGCCCGCCAGCTGGCGGACGGCGTGCGGGTGGTGGCGGCCGGCGAGGCGCTTCTCGCCCCGTCCGTCACCAAGCGTCTGATCACGGAGTTCTCCAAGCTCTCGGACACCCCAGGGTCGGTCCGCGCGGCCGTCCAGACGTCCTACGGCGACCTGACCGAACGGGAGACGGAGGTTCTGGTGCTCATCGCCCAGGGCCTGTCGAACTCGGAGATCGCCGAGCGGCTGGTGGTGGCGGAGTCGACCATCAAGACGCACGTGAGCAGAATCCTGGTGAAGCTGGGCCTGCGGGACCGCACCCAGGCGGCGGTGTTCGCGTACGAGGCGAGACTGGTGACACCGGGCTAG